The following are encoded in a window of Ictalurus punctatus breed USDA103 chromosome 13, Coco_2.0, whole genome shotgun sequence genomic DNA:
- the LOC108261802 gene encoding legumain, whose translation MASRGKQWVLLAAGSKGWEDYDVQANVCHAYQVAHQNGVPDEQIVVMMYDDIAYNEQNPTPGNIINVPNGPNVYPGVLKDYTGEEVSAENFLSVLCGDSEAVKKTGRKKVIQSGENDSIFIYLSDHGNRGIFHFPNSTLYAHDLINTVKAMSKSRTFSKMVIYLEACHSGSMLDQLSDSNVYAVSSCSPDEYTYACFFDKKRNTFLSNIFTFNWLQHMDTVKLTVTSFGEQFSYLQKHVSKDARKAGVTETPCNYGDKGMLKVMLSEFFGDSPRFVSETYTSQILNVQVSDVVDTTQVPLIIQENRIKNEQDPEKRQALERQYDDLKRKRKTVDEALQKIAERTNASRALTEKREVTRTYELKLVAEHFRKNLFNWEEEPFVVTRAHLQVLVNLCECVLEVESITEAITHASQEITF comes from the exons ATGGCCAGCAGGGGCAAACAGTGGGTTCTCCTGGCAGCAGGTTCTAAAGGTTGGGAAGACTATGATGTGCAG GCCAACGTGTGCCACGCTTACCAGGTCGCTCACCAGAACGGCGTTCCAGATGAGCAGATTGTggtgatgatgtatgatgatatCGCTTACAATGAACA AAATCCCACTCCTGGAAACATAATTAACGTACCAAATGGCCCAAATGTTTACCCTGGGGTTCTGAAGGACTACACTGGAGAG GAGGTATCAGCGGAGAACTTCCTGTCTGTACTGTGTGGAGATTCGGAGGCTGTCaagaaaacaggaagaaaaaaagtcatacaAAG tgGTGAAAATGATTCTATCTTCATCTACTTATCAGACCATGGAAATAGAGGGATCTTTCACTTTCCTAATTCTACA CTTTATGCACATGATCTCATTAACACAGTGAAGGCCATGTCAAAGAGTCGCACGTTTTCAAAG ATGGTCATTTATTTGGAAGCGTGTCATTCGGGATCGATGCTGGATCAGCTGTCTGACAGCAACG TGTATGCAGTTTCTTCGTGCAGTCCTGATGAATATACCTACGCTTGTTTCTTCGACAAGAAAAGAAATACCTTTCTTTCTAATATCTTCACCTTTAACTGGCTGCAGCACATGGACACG GTAAAACTTACAGTGACGTCGTTTGGAGAGCAGTTTTCCTACCTGCAGAAACACGTGAGTAAAGACGCGAGGAAGGCAGGAGTGACTGAGACGCCATGTAACTATGGGGACAAG GGAATGCTGAAGGTAATGTTGAGTGAATTTTTTGGAGATTCCCCTCGCTTCGTCAGCGAGACCTACACGTCCCAGATCCTGAACGTTCAAGTGTCCGATGTGGTGGACACTACACAAGTTCCACTGATAATCCAAGAAAACAGGATTAAAAACGAGCAGGACCCGGAAAAGAGACAGGCCCTGGAAAGACAATATGATGATCTTAAAAGA AAGAGGAAGACAGTGGATGAAGCGCTGCAGAAGATCGCTGAGCGCACAAACGCTTCACGAGCTCTGACTGAAAAGCGTGAGGTGACTCGGACGTACGAACTCAAACTCGTGGCTGAGCATTTCAGGAAAAATCTCTTCAACTGGGAAGAGGAGCCG ttTGTTGTCACTCGTGCACACCTGCAGGTTTTAGTGaatctgtgtgagtgtgtgttggaggttGAGAG CATCACTGAAGCCATCACTCACGCGAGCCAGGAGATCACTTTCTGA
- the LOC108274367 gene encoding legumain isoform X1: MASNGKQWVLLAAGSTGWENYRHQADVCHAYQVVRQNGIPDEQIVVMMYDDIAYNEENPFPGNVINVPRGPDVYDGVPKDYTGQHVSAENFLAVLRGDSRAIRKRGRKKVIKSRANDSIFIYLSDHGGHGVFQFPNSTLYAHDLIDTVREMSRNGKFSQMVIYMEACHAGSMLDALPQLGNAYAVAASTPDESSYACFFDKKRNAYIADIFTAYWLNHTKRKNLRFSTLEEQFHYIKEKVRETVAEWGVSQTPCHYGNMFMLQLPLSEFLGQSSGDVRRIYKSQSRNFEVTDVVESANVPLLIQQNRIRKERNPRRREALEREHNDLKRKRSTMDKAVQKIAQRCTSDRGLRALSEKHEVTRTYALKSVAEHFRTTVFNWDEEPFVFTHSHLQVLVNLCECGLEVRSITAAIDYVGQRIQF; this comes from the exons ATGGCCAGCAACGGGAAACAGTGGGTTCTCCTGGCAGCCGGATCTACAGGCTGGGAGAACTACAGACACCAA GCCGACGTGTGCCACGCGTACCAGGTCGTGCGCCAGAACGGGATTCCGGATGAACAGATTGTggtgatgatgtatgatgatatCGCTTATAATGAAGA AAATCCATTCCCTGGCAACGTAATCAATGTACCAAGAGGTCCAGATGTTTACGATGGGGTTCCAAAAGACTACACTGGACAG CATGTGTCAGCTGAAAACTTCCTGGCTGTCCTGCGTGGAGATTCACGGGCTATCAGGaaaagaggaaggaaaaaagtcATCAAAAG TCGTGCAAATGATTCTATCTTCATCTACTTATCGGACCACGGAGGCCACGGAGTCTTTCAGTTTCCTAATTCTACA CTTTATGCACATGACCTCAtcgacacagtgagagagatgtCCAGGAATGGCAAGTTTTCACAG ATGGTTATTTACATGGAAGCGTGCCATGCTGGATCAATGCTGGACGCGCTGCCACAATTAGGCAACG CGTATGCCGTTGCGGCGAGTACGCCAGATGAGAGCTCATATGCTTGCTTCTTCGACAAGAAAAGGAACGCATATATCGCTGATATTTTCACAGCTTACTGGCTAAACCACACCAAGAGa AAAAATCTCAGGTTCAGCACTCTGGAGGAACAGTTTcattatataaaagaaaaagtcaGAGAGACTGTGGCAGAATGGGGAGTGAGTCAGACACCTTGTCATTATGGGAACATG tTCATGCTCCAGTTACCCCTGAGTGAATTTCTGGGACAGTCTTCTGGCGACGTCAGGAGGATTTACAAATCCCAGTCACGCAACTTTGAAGTGACCGATGTCGTAGAAAGCGCAAATGTTCCGCTGTTAATCCAACAAAACAGGATTAGAAAAGAACGGAACCCCAGAAGAAGAGAGGCTCTTGAAAGAGAACATAATGATCTGAAGAGA AAGCGGAGTACAATGGATAAGGCCGTGCAGAAGATTGCTCAGCGCTGCACATCCGATCGAGGTTTACGAGCTCTGAGTGAAAAACACGAGGTGACTCGAACGTACGCTCTCAAATCCGTGGCCGAGCATTTTAGGACAACTGTCTTCAACTGGGATGAAGAGCCG tttgttttcacccattcacacctgcAGGTTTTAGTGAATCTGTGTGAGTGCGGTCTGGAGGTTAGGAG CATCACTGCAGCCATTGACTATGTCGGTCAGCGGATTCAGTtctaa
- the LOC108274367 gene encoding legumain isoform X2: MASNGKQWVLLAAGSTGWENYRHQADVCHAYQVVRQNGIPDEQIVVMMYDDIAYNEENPFPGNVINVPRGPDVYDGVPKDYTGQHVSAENFLAVLRGDSRAIRKRGRKKVIKSRANDSIFIYLSDHGGHGVFQFPNSTLYAHDLIDTVREMSRNGKFSQMVIYMEACHAGSMLDALPQLGNAYAVAASTPDESSYACFFDKKRNAYIADIFTAYWLNHTKRKNLRFSTLEEQFHYIKEKVRETVAEWGVSQTPCHYGNMFMLQLPLSEFLGQSSGDVRRIYKSQSRNFEVTDVVESANVPLLIQQNRIRKERNPRRREALEREHNDLKRKRSTMDKAVQKIAQRCTSDRGLRALSEKHEVTRTYALKSVAEHFRTTVFNWDEEPFVFTCSHLQVLVNLCECGLEVRSITAAIDYVGQRIQF; the protein is encoded by the exons ATGGCCAGCAACGGGAAACAGTGGGTTCTCCTGGCAGCCGGATCTACAGGCTGGGAGAACTACAGACACCAA GCCGACGTGTGCCACGCGTACCAGGTCGTGCGCCAGAACGGGATTCCGGATGAACAGATTGTggtgatgatgtatgatgatatCGCTTATAATGAAGA AAATCCATTCCCTGGCAACGTAATCAATGTACCAAGAGGTCCAGATGTTTACGATGGGGTTCCAAAAGACTACACTGGACAG CATGTGTCAGCTGAAAACTTCCTGGCTGTCCTGCGTGGAGATTCACGGGCTATCAGGaaaagaggaaggaaaaaagtcATCAAAAG TCGTGCAAATGATTCTATCTTCATCTACTTATCGGACCACGGAGGCCACGGAGTCTTTCAGTTTCCTAATTCTACA CTTTATGCACATGACCTCAtcgacacagtgagagagatgtCCAGGAATGGCAAGTTTTCACAG ATGGTTATTTACATGGAAGCGTGCCATGCTGGATCAATGCTGGACGCGCTGCCACAATTAGGCAACG CGTATGCCGTTGCGGCGAGTACGCCAGATGAGAGCTCATATGCTTGCTTCTTCGACAAGAAAAGGAACGCATATATCGCTGATATTTTCACAGCTTACTGGCTAAACCACACCAAGAGa AAAAATCTCAGGTTCAGCACTCTGGAGGAACAGTTTcattatataaaagaaaaagtcaGAGAGACTGTGGCAGAATGGGGAGTGAGTCAGACACCTTGTCATTATGGGAACATG tTCATGCTCCAGTTACCCCTGAGTGAATTTCTGGGACAGTCTTCTGGCGACGTCAGGAGGATTTACAAATCCCAGTCACGCAACTTTGAAGTGACCGATGTCGTAGAAAGCGCAAATGTTCCGCTGTTAATCCAACAAAACAGGATTAGAAAAGAACGGAACCCCAGAAGAAGAGAGGCTCTTGAAAGAGAACATAATGATCTGAAGAGA AAGCGGAGTACAATGGATAAGGCCGTGCAGAAGATTGCTCAGCGCTGCACATCCGATCGAGGTTTACGAGCTCTGAGTGAAAAACACGAGGTGACTCGAACGTACGCTCTCAAATCCGTGGCCGAGCATTTTAGGACAACTGTCTTCAACTGGGATGAAGAGCCG tttgTTTTCACCTGTTCACACCTGCAGGTTTTAGTGAATCTGTGTGAGTGCGGTCTGGAGGTTAGGAG CATCACTGCAGCCATTGACTATGTCGGTCAGCGGATTCAGTtctaa